One stretch of Macaca nemestrina isolate mMacNem1 chromosome 17, mMacNem.hap1, whole genome shotgun sequence DNA includes these proteins:
- the LOC105474369 gene encoding LOW QUALITY PROTEIN: glycolipid transfer protein domain-containing protein 2 (The sequence of the model RefSeq protein was modified relative to this genomic sequence to represent the inferred CDS: inserted 3 bases in 3 codons), which yields MGVAVRPPXLRHWFSHSVPLTIFALLLLYLSARSLGELPLPSPAPGGTPESRPSGLKPLPLALTALLLLSPGARSGCGAGAQACVSWGTAPFQVRKESGPLEAPERKEPPCLAPRGTLGRMMRPFHASVKPERDVRLSPYLAGWRALVEFLTPXGSVFAFATREAFTKVTALEARVHDPDAEHYSSLGAMAAWERRAGLLEQPGAAPRDPARGSGSRTLLLLHRALRWSQLCLHREATGALGGPDAGVQCSDAYRAALGSHHPXLVRQAARLAFLAFPGRRRLLELACPGTTQAEARAALVRAADTLEDVYNRTQSLLAERGLLQLT from the exons ATGGGGGTGGCGGTGCGGCCCC GACTGCGGCACTGGTTCAGCCACTCAGTTCCTCTCACTATCTTCGCGCTGCTGCTGCTTTATCTCAGTGCTCGGAGCCTAGGTGAGCTGCCCCTTCCCTCACCTGCTCCGGGAGGAACCCCGGAGTCCAGGCCCTCAGGACTCAAGCCTCTTCCTCTAGCCCTCACCGCTCTGCTTCTCCTGTCCCCAGGCGCCCGCTCGGGCTGCGGAGCCGGGGCTCAGGCCTGCGTTTCATGGGGAACGGCGCCCTTCCAG GTCCGGAAGGAGTCGGGACCCCTGGAGGCCCCGGAGAGGAAAGAGCCTCCGTGTCTGGCCCCTCGGGGGACGCTGGGCCGTATGATGAGGCCGTTCCACGCCAGTGTGAAACCCGAAAGGGATGTGAGGCTGTCGCCGTACCTGGCGGGATGGCGGGCACTCGTCGA GTTCCTGACTC GTGGTTCAGTCTTCGCCTTCGCCACTAGGGAGGCCTTCACCAAGGTGACAGCCCTGGAGGCTCGGGTGCACGACCCGGACGCGGAGCACTATTCGTCTCTGGGGGCCATGGCGGCGTGGGAGCGGCGGGCGGGACTGCTGGAGCAGCCGGGGGCGGCCCCCCGGGACCCGGCCCGGGGCTCGGGTTCTCGCACGCTGCTCCTGCTGCACCGTGCGCTGCGctggtcccagctctgcctccaccGGGAGGCGACCGGCGCGCTGGGAGGCCCGGACGCGGGAGTGCAGTGCAGCGACGCCTACCGCGCGGCCCTGGGTTCGCATCACC GGCTGGTCCGTCAGGCCGCCCGCCTCGCCTTCCTCGCCTTCCCGGGTCGCCGCCGCCTGCTGGAGCTGGCGTGTCCTGGAACCACCCAGGCGGAGGCGCGGGCCGCGCTGGTCCGGGCCGCCGACACCCTGGAGGATGTCTACAACCGCACCCAGAGCCTGCTGGCCGAGCGCGGCCTGCTCCAGCTGACCTAG
- the LOC105472315 gene encoding vitelline membrane outer layer protein 1 homolog has product MEPGRGAKLLPLLLLLQATRFTCAQADGWNGYPAVIEVTNGGPWGDWASPEMCPDGFFASGFSLKVEPSQGILGDDTALNGIRLHCAPGSVLGNTQVVDSQSGSWGEWSEPLWCRGGAYLVAFSLRMEEPTTLGDNTAANNVRFRCSDGEELQGPGLSWGDFGDWSDPCPKGVCGLQTKIQGPRGLSDDTALNDVRLFCCLN; this is encoded by the exons ATGGAGCCAGGCCGGGGAGCCaagctgctgccgctgctgctgcttctgcaggCCACGCGTTTCACATGTGCACAGGCAGATGGCTGGAACGGCTACCCGGCGGTCATCGAAGTGACCAACGGGGGTCCCTGGGGCGACTGGGCCTCCCCTGAGATGTGTCCTGACGGATTCTTCGCCAGCGGGTTCTCGCTCAAG GTGGAGCCTTCCCAAGGCATTCTTGGCGATGACACTGCACTGAATGGGATCAGGCTGCACTGTGCGCCCGGGAGCGTCCTAGGCAACACGCAAGTGGTGGACTCCCAGTCTGGAAG CTGGGGCGAATGGAGCGAGCCGCTGTGGTGTCGCGGCGGCGCCTACCTAGTGGCTTTCTCGCTTCGCATGGAAGAACCCACGACCCTCGGTGACAACACAGCAGCGAACAACGTGCGCTTCCGCTGTTCGGATGGCGAGGAACTGCAGGGGCCTGGGCTGAGCTGGGGAGACTTTGGAGACTGGAGTGACCCTTGCCCCAAGGGCGTGTGCGGCCTGCAGACCAAGATCCAGGGACCTAGAGGCTTAAGCGACGACACTGCGCTGAACGACGTGCGCTTATTCTGCTGCCTCAATTGA
- the LOC105472306 gene encoding transmembrane 4 L6 family member 5: MCTGKCARCVGLSLITLSLVCIVANALLLVPNGQTSWTNTNQLSLQVWLMGGFIGGGLMVLCPGIAAVRAGGKGCCGAGCCGNRCRMLRSVFSSAFGVLGAIYCLSVSGAGLRNGPKCLMNGKWDYHFEDTAGAYLLNGTVWDRCKEPPRVVAWNVTLFSLLVAASCLEIVLCGIQLVNATIGVFCGDCRKKQDATH; encoded by the exons ATGTGTACGGGAAAGTGTGCCCGCTGCGTGGGGCTCTCCCTCATCACCCTCTCCCTGGTCTGCATTGTGGCCAATGCCCTCCTGCTGGTGCCTAATGGGCAGACCTCCTGGACCAACACCAACCAACTCAGCTTGCAAGTCTGGCTCATGGGCGGCTTCATCGGCGGAGGCCTGATG GTGCTGTGTCCAGGAATTGCAGCCGTTCGGGCAGGGGGCAAGGGCTGCTGTGGCGCTGGGTGCTGTGGAAATCGCTGCAGG ATGCTGCGCTCGGTCTTCTCCTCGGCGTTCGGGGTGCTTGGTGCCATCTACTGCCTCTCGGTGTCTGGAGCCGGGCTCCGAAATGGACCCAAATGCTTAATGAACGGCAAGTGGGACTACCACTTCGAAGACACCGC GGGCGCTTACTTGCTCAACGGCACTGTGTGGGATCGGTGCAAGGAGCCCCCTCGCGTGGTCGCCTGGAATGTGACGCTCTTCTCTCTGCTGGTGGCCGCCTCGTGCCTGGAGATAGTACTGTGTGGGATCCAGCTGGTGAACGCGACCATTGGTGTCTTCTGTGGCGATTGCAGGAAAAAACAG GACGCCACTCACTGA